DNA sequence from the Neisseria mucosa genome:
ATTCAGTTGACCAACAAACTGCTCCACTCTCCGACACGCACGCTCAATAAAGCGGGCTCGGACAACAGCGAATTAATCGATGCCGTGGCGCAGATCTACCATTTGGATCAACACGATTGACTACAATTTAAAGGCCGTCTGAAAAAAGCGAACCGACCGACAGGTCATATTCCAAAGCTTTCAGACGGCCTTAAAACAATAAAATCCCAATTATCATTTTTTCATTTAAAATGAAATGCTTGAAAAAAAACTGTTAAAGTGTAAAAATCCTACCTTATACATTTAAACAGCATTCAAACAATAAAACTGCCTGCCGGCTCAAACGCATGCCGACAATACGATAGGCACCGGCAAAAGGAACTTTCGTGAATATTAAAACAAACACATATCTGGCCCTCGCTGTCCTCTCAGCTTCCCTTCTTTCAGGTTGCGACAAAGTCAGCACCTTTTTTGGCAAAGACGAAAACAAAGAACTCGTCCAACGCATAGAAACCAATACCGATGACGGAAAAGTCGGCATGTTGTTGCCCGACTTCGCCCAACTGGTGCAAAACGAAGGACAGGCCGTCGTCAATATTCAAGCGACACCGGCAAAACGCACTGCGACACCGGATGACGACCACAGCATGGACCTGAGCCAATTCCCCGACAACGATCCATTTTACGAGTTCTTCAAGCGCCTTGTTCCCAATATGCCCGACATGCCGCAAGAAGATACCGAAAGCGACGCTTTGAATTTCGGTTCCGGCTTTATTATCAGCAAAGACGGTTATATCCTGACCAATACCCACGTGGTTGCCGGCATGGGCAACATTAAAGTCCTGCTCAACGACAAACGCGAATACACGGCCAAACTGGTCGGCTCAGACGCCCAATCCGACGTTGCCCTCTTGAAAATCGAGCCGCAAGAAGATTTGCCGGTTGTCAAAATCGGTAATCCGAAAGATTTGAAACCGGGTGAATGGGTAGCAGCCATCGGCGCGCCTTTCGGCTTTGACAACAGCGTAACTTCAGGCATCGTCTCCGCCAAAGGTCGCAGCCTGCCGAATGAAAACTACACGCCGTTCATCCAAACCGACGTTGCCATCAACCCAGGCAACTCTGGTGGCCCGTTATTCAACCTCCGCGGCCAAGTAGTCGGCATCAACTCGCAAATTTACAGCCGCAGCGGCGGTTTCATGGGCATTTCGTTTGCTATTCCGATTGATGTTGCCATGAATGTGGCCGATCAATTGAAAGCCAACGGCAAAGTCCAACGCGGTCAATTAGGCGTGGTTATTCAAGAAGTTTCTTATGATTTGGCCAAATCTTTCGGTTTGGACAAAGCAAGCGGCGCGCTGATTGCCAAAATCATGCCGAACAGCGCAGCGCAACAAGCCGGTTTGCAAGTCGGCGATATTGTCCGCAGCGTAAACGGAGAAGAAGTCCGCGCCTCCAGCGATTTGCCGGTCATGGTCGGCTCGATTATGCCGGGTAAAGAAGTGACTTTGAGCATTTGGCGCGGTGGCAAACAAACCGATGTCAAAGTCAAACTTGGCAGTGCAGCCGAGCAAACGGAAACATCGGCCAAAGAGACCGAACACCCGCAACACGATGGCGGCCATGACGGATTTACCGTTGAAAACGCAGGCCTGACTTTGCAGGTTGAAAACGCAGACGGCAAACAACGCTTGATCGTTCTGCGCGTTAGCGGTGCGGCCGAACGTGCCGGCCTCAAACGCGGCGACGAAATCATTGCCGTCAGCCAAATCAGCGTCAATGACGAATCCACTTTCCGTAGCGCATTGGAAAGCTCAGGCAAAAACGTACCGCTTTTGGTACAACGCGAAGGCAATACTTTGTTCCTCGCGCTAAATCTACAGTAGTCCGATTTTTCAGACGGCATGATGATATGTTAGATGATAAAATACCCATCTGTCAGAGGCGGTGGGTATTTTGTTATCCGTCTTCCAACTTAGGCCATCTGAAAATATTTTACCGCTTATATACAATATAATTATGCAACTTATTAATTATTCAAATTCTATTTTATCCATCGTCCCGGCAGCCATTGCGCTCGCCTTGGCCATTGCCACACGCCGTGTATTGCTGTCCTTGGGTGTCGGCATTATCGTCGGCTCATTCCTGCTGGTAGGCGGTAATCCGCTTGATGCCTTGGTTCACTTGAAAGACATGGCCGTCAGCCTGACTTGGGCGGACGGCGATTGGTCTTTGGGCAAACCCAAAATCCTGCTCTTCTTAGTGCTTTTGGGGATTTTCACTTCCCTGCTGACGCATTCCGGCAGTAACCAAGCATTTGCCGATTGGGCAAAACAGCACATCAAAGGCCGCCGCGGTGCGAAGCTGCTGACTGCCTGCCTGGTATTCGTTACCTTTATTGATGACTATTTCCACAGTCTTGCCGTCGGCGCGATTGCCCGCCCTGTAACCGACAAATTCAAAGTTTCCCGTGCCAAACTGGCTTACATCCTGGACTCCACTGCCGCACCGATGTGCGTTTTGATGCCGGTATCCAGCTGGGGCGCATCGATTATTGCTACTTTGGCCGGCCTTTTGGTAACGTACAACATCACAGGCTACACACCGATGGGCGCATTCGTGGCCATGAGCCTGATGAATTACTATGCCGTCTTCGCATTGATTATGGTGTTTGTCGTTGCCTGGTTCTCTTTCGATATCGGCTCAATGGCTCGCTTGGAACGCGCCGCTTTAAACGAAATTCATGATGAAACCGTTGACACCGGCCATCCCAACGGCCACGTATTCGCGCTGATTGTACCGGTTTTGGTACTGATCGCCGCCACGGTTTCCGCCATGATTTACACAGGTGCGCAAGCTTCTGAAACCTTCTCTTTGCTCAGCGCATTTGAAAATACCGATGTGAACACTTCCCTCGTGTTCGGCGGCACTTGCGGCGTATTGGCCGTCATCCTCTGTACCATCGGCACCATCAAAACCAGTGATTACCCCAAAGCCGTTTGGCAGGGCATCATCTCTATGCGCGGTGCCATTATCATCTTGATTTTGGCATGGATCATCAGCACCGTTGTCAGCGAAATGCACACCGGCGAATACCTCTCTACCTTGGTGGCAGGCAATATCCACGCAGGCTTCCTGCCCGTGATTTTATTTCTGCTCGCAGGCGTGATGGCCTTCGCTACCGGTACAAGCTGGGGTACATTCGGCATCATGTTGCCGATTGCCGCCGCCATGGCTGTCAAAGTCGAACCAGCGCTGATTATCCCCTGCATGTCCGCCGTCATGGCCGGTGCCGTATTTGGCGACCACTGCTCGCCGATTTCCGACACCACCATCCTCTCTTCTACCGGCGCACACTGTAACCACATCGACCACGTTACCTCGCAATTCCCTTACGCACTGACCGTTGCCGCCTCTGCCGCTATCGGCTACCTGATTTTAGGCATGACCGGCTCTGCGCCTTTAGGTTTTGTGGTAACCGGTATCGTGATGGTTGTGTTGATTTTCATCTTAAAAGACAAGAACAAAGCAACTGCCTAATTCAAAACCAATATTCAGACGGCCTGAGATATTCCGAAACACTCAGGCCGTCTGAATATTGCAATTACCCATATATCCATTATTCAGGACAAAACAATGAATACGCCCCATCTTCCACGCGGCCCCGTCATGGCCGACGTCGCCGCCTACCATCTGACCGAAGAAGAAAAACAACGTCTGCTCGACCCTGCCGTCGGTGGCGTTATTTTGTTCCGCCGCAACTTTGAAAACGTCTCCCAGCTCAAAGCTTTGGTTCAAGAAATCAAAGCCGTCCGCACCCCTGAACTCATCATCGCCGTCGACCACGAAGGCGGACGGGTTCAACGTTTTATTGACGGCTTCACCCGCCTGCCGGCCATGAACGTATTGGGCGAAATTTGGGACAACGAAGGCCAAGAAGCCGCCTGCGCCCAAGCAGAACAAGTCGGCTGGGTTTTGGCAACCGAACTCTCCGCCTGCGGTATCGACCTATCCTTCACGCCTGTATTGGATTTGGACTGGGGTCAATGCGCCGTTATCGGCAACCGCAGTTTCCACCGCGACGCCAACATCGTGACCCAGCTTGCCCTTGCCTTACAAAAAGGCCTGAACAAAGGCGGCATGAAATCTTGCGGTAAACACTTCCCCGGCCACGGCTTTGTCGAAGGTGACAGCCATCACGTTCTGCCTTGCGACGAACGCAGCCGCGAAGCGCTCGAAGCCGCCGACCTTATCCCCTTCCGCGCACTGAGCCAGGCAGGCATGGCCGCAGTCATGCCTGCCCACGTTGTATACCCGCAAATTGACAGCCAACCTGCCGGCTTCTCCGAAAAATGGCTGAAACAAATCCTGCGCCAAGAAATCGGATTTAACGGCGTTATCTTTTCAGACGACCTGACCATGGAAGGCGCATGCGGTGTCGGCGGTATTAAAGAACGCGCGCGACTTTCTTTTGAAGCAGGCTGCGATATTGTACTGGTGTGCAACCGTCCGGACTTGGTCGATGAATTGCGAGACGGTTTTCACTCGCCGGCAAACGCCGACTTGGCCGCACGTTGGCAATACATGGCCAACACATTGACCGTACAAGAAGCTGCCGACATCATGGCAACCGAAGCATTCCAAGCCGCCCAACAGGCGACCGCCAAACTGGCAACGCCCAAAGACATCGCAGGCGGTGTCAAAGTCGGCGAAGCATTCTGATTCAAGTCTGTCTGAAACATTGACGGCAAATAAAAAAGGAAGACTTGAAAAAGTCTTCCTTTTTTGATTCAAACCGATTAACGGTGTTGCGGATTGTAACGGCTTTCCAATCGCAGGAATACCCAACCCAAAACGCTTGTCAGCACCAAATAAATCAGCGCAATCGTATAAAGCGGTTCTTCATAGACAGAATAGCGGCCGGTAATCGTGCTTTGTACATAAGCCAACTCAGCCACGCCGATGACGGACAACAATGAGCTGTCTTTCAACAAAGTAATAAATTCACTGGCCAGTGGCGGCAACATACGGCGCAACGCTTGAGGCAAAATCACATAACGCATTGCCTGAGTATAGGTCAGACCCAAAGAACGTGCAGCTTCCATTTGGCCTTTATCAATTGATTGAATACCGGCACGGAAAATTTCACAAATATACGCACCCGAGTTCGCAACCAAAGCCAAAGAGCCGGCAATTAGCGCGCCATAAGAACGGCGCAGATCAACAGCTGCTTCGCCGCTAATCAGCACACCGTCGGCCGGGTGAACGAAAAATGGGAACCAAACATAAGCCCAAATCACAATTTGTACAAACAATGGCGTACCGCGGAACAGCGTCACATACCAAAAAGAAATCTTACGCAATACCCAAGCCAAAGCACGCATCGGTGCACCGGCTTTTTCCGGATTGATCAAACGCGCCAATGCCAGCAGCAAACCCAAAACCGAGCCGCCTGCCGTTGCAACCACCGTCAGTCCCAGGGTCGTCAACACACCGTATAAAAACATCCAGCGGTATTCATAAATAATATCAAAACGAAAATCCATAAATCTTCCGTCGGTCAAAATCGGTAACTAATCCGAATATTTTTTAAAATGAAGCTTGATATTTTACAAGAAAATACATTGCTTGAACGGTTTTTTGTTAAATTATTCCGCCCAACCCTGCTTTTTTTACATTTCCAATGAATTGCAGCCCCTTTTCGCCTTTGCCCATCTAGGACATTTTCCGTATAAAAAACAAAGCGCAAACCCGAGACAAAATTGACCGAAACGCAAAAACAGCGGATAATCCGCCCATTCTTCAAACATCTTTCAGACGGCCTTCTCTCTTCCCTTAAAGGCCGTCTGAAAACATTTTAAAAAGCATAAAACATGAAAGCACCCGAACTCTTATTACCGGCAGGCGGCCTCGAACGCATGCGTGCCGCCTACGATTACGGCGCAGATGCCGTTTACGCTGGCAGCCCGCGTTACTCCCTGCGCGCCCGCAACAACGAATTTGCCAAACTCGACGTTCTCGAGCAAGGCATTAAAGAAGCGCACGAGCGCAACAAAAAATTCTTCCTGACCGTCAACACGCTGCCGCACAACTCCAAGCTCAAAACCTTCGTTTCCGATATGGAACCCTTGATTGCCATGAAACCCGACGCGCTGATTATGGCGGATCCGGGTTTGATCATGACCGTGCGCGAAAAATGGCCGGAAATGCCGATTCACCTGTCCGTTCAGGCAAACACCACCAACTACTGGGGCGTGAAATTCTGGCAAAACATCGGTGTCGAACGCATTATTCTGTCGCGTGAATTGAGCATGGAAGAAATCGCCGAAATCCGCCAAGAATGCCCCGACATCGAACTCGAAGTCTTCATTCACGGCGCATTGTGTATCGCCTACTCCGGCCGCTGTCTGCTCTCCGGCTACTTCAACCACCGCGACCCCAACCAAGGCACCTGCACCAACTCTTGCCGTTGGGACTACAAGGTCCACAACGCCGTCGAAAGCGACGCGGGCGATGCCCAGCTTCTGCAAGGTTTCAACTTTGAAAAAGCCCAAGAAGAAGCCAACCAAAACTTCGAAGGCATCAACGGTCAAAAACGCCATCCCTACGCCGACAAAGTTTTCCTGATTGAAGAGTCCAACCGCCCGGGCGAAATGATGCCGATTATGGAAGACGAACACGGCACCTACATCATGAACTCCAAAGACCTTCGCGGCATCGAAGTGGTTGAGAAACTGGCCAAAATCGGCGTGGACAGCCTCAAAGTCGAAGGCCGTACCAAATCGCTCTATTATGTTGCACGCGTGGCCCAGTCCTACCGCAAAGCGATTGACGATGCCGTTGCAGGCCGTCCGTTTGATTACAGCCTGTTGAGCGAACTCGAAGGCCTTGCCAACCGCGGCTACACCAGCGGCTTCCTCGAGCGCCACCAAACTCAGGATTACCAAAACTACCTGACCGGCCACTCCATCGCCAAACAAAGCCAATATGTCGGCCACGTTACCGAAATCGATGAAAACGGCTGGGCGACCATCGAAGTTAAAAACCGCTTTGCAGTCGGCGATTCACTCGAAATCATCCACCCGAGCGGCAACCAAACCATCAAATTGGAACAAATGACCCGCAAAGGCCAGCCTGTCGATGTTGCCCCAGGCAACGGCATTCAGGTCAAAATCCCCAATATGCAGGGCAAAGAAAAAGCTTTGGTTGCGCGGATTATGAATCCTTAAGCATCAACCAAACAAAGGCCGTCTGAAAGTTTCAGACGGCCTTTTAAATGATCTATGCTGTTTTAAGCTTGTTCTTGCAATACGGCGGCGATCAATTCTTCCGCACCATCATCTGCCAGTTTCTTGGCGACAGCGCGACCCAAGGCATCGGCGTATTCGGCAGGTGCTTGCGCGTCCGCCTGCAAGATTACCGAGCCGTCGGGATGGCCGACCAAGCCGCGCAAGGTCAGCAAGCCGTTTTCTTCAGTGCAATATGCGGCCAGCGGCACTTGGCAGCTTC
Encoded proteins:
- a CDS encoding amino acid ABC transporter permease, translated to MDFRFDIIYEYRWMFLYGVLTTLGLTVVATAGGSVLGLLLALARLINPEKAGAPMRALAWVLRKISFWYVTLFRGTPLFVQIVIWAYVWFPFFVHPADGVLISGEAAVDLRRSYGALIAGSLALVANSGAYICEIFRAGIQSIDKGQMEAARSLGLTYTQAMRYVILPQALRRMLPPLASEFITLLKDSSLLSVIGVAELAYVQSTITGRYSVYEEPLYTIALIYLVLTSVLGWVFLRLESRYNPQHR
- a CDS encoding Na+/H+ antiporter NhaC family protein: MQLINYSNSILSIVPAAIALALAIATRRVLLSLGVGIIVGSFLLVGGNPLDALVHLKDMAVSLTWADGDWSLGKPKILLFLVLLGIFTSLLTHSGSNQAFADWAKQHIKGRRGAKLLTACLVFVTFIDDYFHSLAVGAIARPVTDKFKVSRAKLAYILDSTAAPMCVLMPVSSWGASIIATLAGLLVTYNITGYTPMGAFVAMSLMNYYAVFALIMVFVVAWFSFDIGSMARLERAALNEIHDETVDTGHPNGHVFALIVPVLVLIAATVSAMIYTGAQASETFSLLSAFENTDVNTSLVFGGTCGVLAVILCTIGTIKTSDYPKAVWQGIISMRGAIIILILAWIISTVVSEMHTGEYLSTLVAGNIHAGFLPVILFLLAGVMAFATGTSWGTFGIMLPIAAAMAVKVEPALIIPCMSAVMAGAVFGDHCSPISDTTILSSTGAHCNHIDHVTSQFPYALTVAASAAIGYLILGMTGSAPLGFVVTGIVMVVLIFILKDKNKATA
- the yegQ gene encoding tRNA 5-hydroxyuridine modification protein YegQ, which codes for MKAPELLLPAGGLERMRAAYDYGADAVYAGSPRYSLRARNNEFAKLDVLEQGIKEAHERNKKFFLTVNTLPHNSKLKTFVSDMEPLIAMKPDALIMADPGLIMTVREKWPEMPIHLSVQANTTNYWGVKFWQNIGVERIILSRELSMEEIAEIRQECPDIELEVFIHGALCIAYSGRCLLSGYFNHRDPNQGTCTNSCRWDYKVHNAVESDAGDAQLLQGFNFEKAQEEANQNFEGINGQKRHPYADKVFLIEESNRPGEMMPIMEDEHGTYIMNSKDLRGIEVVEKLAKIGVDSLKVEGRTKSLYYVARVAQSYRKAIDDAVAGRPFDYSLLSELEGLANRGYTSGFLERHQTQDYQNYLTGHSIAKQSQYVGHVTEIDENGWATIEVKNRFAVGDSLEIIHPSGNQTIKLEQMTRKGQPVDVAPGNGIQVKIPNMQGKEKALVARIMNP
- the nagZ gene encoding beta-N-acetylhexosaminidase — its product is MNTPHLPRGPVMADVAAYHLTEEEKQRLLDPAVGGVILFRRNFENVSQLKALVQEIKAVRTPELIIAVDHEGGRVQRFIDGFTRLPAMNVLGEIWDNEGQEAACAQAEQVGWVLATELSACGIDLSFTPVLDLDWGQCAVIGNRSFHRDANIVTQLALALQKGLNKGGMKSCGKHFPGHGFVEGDSHHVLPCDERSREALEAADLIPFRALSQAGMAAVMPAHVVYPQIDSQPAGFSEKWLKQILRQEIGFNGVIFSDDLTMEGACGVGGIKERARLSFEAGCDIVLVCNRPDLVDELRDGFHSPANADLAARWQYMANTLTVQEAADIMATEAFQAAQQATAKLATPKDIAGGVKVGEAF
- a CDS encoding DegQ family serine endoprotease, whose translation is MNIKTNTYLALAVLSASLLSGCDKVSTFFGKDENKELVQRIETNTDDGKVGMLLPDFAQLVQNEGQAVVNIQATPAKRTATPDDDHSMDLSQFPDNDPFYEFFKRLVPNMPDMPQEDTESDALNFGSGFIISKDGYILTNTHVVAGMGNIKVLLNDKREYTAKLVGSDAQSDVALLKIEPQEDLPVVKIGNPKDLKPGEWVAAIGAPFGFDNSVTSGIVSAKGRSLPNENYTPFIQTDVAINPGNSGGPLFNLRGQVVGINSQIYSRSGGFMGISFAIPIDVAMNVADQLKANGKVQRGQLGVVIQEVSYDLAKSFGLDKASGALIAKIMPNSAAQQAGLQVGDIVRSVNGEEVRASSDLPVMVGSIMPGKEVTLSIWRGGKQTDVKVKLGSAAEQTETSAKETEHPQHDGGHDGFTVENAGLTLQVENADGKQRLIVLRVSGAAERAGLKRGDEIIAVSQISVNDESTFRSALESSGKNVPLLVQREGNTLFLALNLQ